The proteins below are encoded in one region of Peribacillus muralis:
- a CDS encoding TetR/AcrR family transcriptional regulator: protein MESKASLKRQHILKSATDFILQNDFNSLTLDSVAKQAGISKGGLLYHFPSKEALMIGLAQYIFEKFNMQFNEQANKENPIEKGTWCRALIEVTKWDLEHNAELNIGLIAASMLNADVSESISQSYQYVQNKVEQDNIDPVTATIIRLAIDGLYYSELFNLAPLDENLREKVLQQLIAMTK, encoded by the coding sequence ATGGAATCAAAAGCGAGTTTAAAACGTCAACATATCTTAAAATCTGCAACAGATTTCATCCTTCAAAATGATTTTAATTCATTGACTTTGGATTCTGTTGCAAAACAAGCAGGAATCAGCAAAGGTGGGTTACTCTATCATTTTCCAAGTAAAGAAGCTTTAATGATTGGGCTAGCACAATATATTTTCGAAAAATTCAATATGCAATTCAATGAACAAGCCAACAAAGAAAACCCTATTGAAAAAGGTACATGGTGTCGTGCATTGATCGAAGTTACCAAATGGGATTTGGAACATAACGCGGAGTTGAATATAGGACTGATTGCTGCATCCATGCTAAATGCAGATGTATCCGAAAGCATTTCGCAAAGTTATCAGTATGTTCAAAACAAAGTGGAACAGGATAATATCGATCCGGTTACAGCCACCATTATCCGATTGGCCATTGATGGCCTTTATTACTCAGAGCTTTTCAATTTAGCTCCGCTGGATGAGAACCTGCGAGAAAAAGTGCTGCAACAATTGATTGCAATGACAAAATAG
- a CDS encoding hydantoinase/oxoprolinase family protein — translation MSTAATVRIGIDTGGTFTDCVLLHDGHPAVVFKVPSTPENPAKAILQGLERLCIGAGIPLEEIDFIAHGTTVATNAMLQEQWAKVGLITTKGFRDILEIGTQMRPELYGLHQKKPAPLVTRDLREEVTERIDADGQVVDSLDEDEVRDIVRKLLSSDIDSLAITLLFSFANPKHEAAIRAIVKEMAPELYVCISSEVSPEFREYPRTSTTVINGALAPIIRRYLRHLREALNERGAGQRLHIMQSNGGNVSAEEAEGSAHNLILSGPAGGIVAAAEIARKAGYPNALTFDMGGTSSDVGLIVNGRAQIIQNTTVNGAYPLQVPTVDVHTIGAGGGSIGWCDQGGALKVGPKSAGAVPGPACYGKGGTEPTVTDANLFLGRLNADYYLGGEFDVYPERSDAVLEELANDMELELERLAWGIIEVANASMVGALRVVSSRRGHDPRDFALIAFGGAGPLHATALAKELGVRKVIVPATPGVLCALGLLLSDIRHDFSQTEVSAMANVDEHTTEQSFREMEGRGISRLVNDGVTPNHMRLERSLDIRYLGQEHYLNVPIEGEITSELLEESGKRFHSEHENTYGHAAEDEPIEIVNLRLSAVGKLKHSEQGSMYHEESTTGQPLPSDKRSVYFSGQGWCDTPIYRRKSLVQGYTIVGPAIIEQMDTTLIVEPGQWVESDQHGNMIVTLGDFV, via the coding sequence ATGAGCACGGCTGCAACGGTCCGGATCGGAATTGACACTGGCGGAACTTTTACGGATTGCGTATTACTGCATGATGGGCATCCTGCTGTTGTCTTCAAGGTACCCTCCACACCTGAAAATCCAGCAAAAGCCATACTTCAAGGGCTGGAACGCCTTTGTATTGGAGCAGGCATCCCGCTAGAAGAAATAGATTTCATTGCACATGGAACAACTGTTGCTACTAATGCGATGCTGCAGGAACAATGGGCTAAAGTAGGCCTAATCACCACTAAGGGGTTCCGGGATATCCTTGAAATCGGTACACAAATGCGGCCGGAGTTGTACGGGCTTCATCAAAAAAAACCCGCTCCGTTGGTAACTCGTGACTTAAGGGAGGAAGTTACGGAAAGAATCGATGCGGACGGCCAGGTTGTTGATTCATTGGACGAAGATGAAGTACGGGATATAGTACGAAAATTGCTTAGTTCGGATATTGATAGTCTGGCAATCACATTGCTATTCTCATTCGCAAACCCGAAGCATGAAGCGGCCATTAGGGCCATAGTCAAAGAGATGGCGCCAGAGTTGTACGTTTGCATATCGTCCGAGGTCAGTCCGGAATTCCGAGAATATCCAAGGACCTCCACTACGGTAATAAACGGAGCTCTTGCCCCGATCATAAGGCGCTATCTTCGACATTTGCGAGAGGCGTTAAACGAACGGGGAGCGGGACAGAGGCTTCATATCATGCAATCGAACGGAGGGAACGTTTCAGCGGAAGAAGCGGAAGGATCGGCGCACAACCTCATACTTAGCGGACCTGCCGGTGGAATCGTTGCTGCAGCTGAAATTGCCCGAAAGGCAGGATATCCCAATGCCTTGACTTTCGATATGGGTGGCACTAGCTCCGACGTAGGCTTGATCGTCAATGGCAGGGCGCAAATTATCCAGAATACAACGGTCAATGGTGCTTATCCGCTACAGGTGCCAACGGTGGACGTGCATACGATTGGAGCAGGAGGCGGCAGCATCGGGTGGTGTGACCAAGGAGGAGCACTTAAAGTTGGGCCGAAAAGTGCCGGCGCGGTTCCAGGACCTGCGTGCTATGGAAAAGGGGGAACGGAACCTACCGTCACGGATGCTAATCTCTTCCTCGGCAGGCTGAATGCCGATTATTACCTTGGTGGAGAATTCGATGTCTATCCAGAGCGTTCAGATGCAGTGCTTGAAGAATTGGCGAATGACATGGAGCTGGAATTGGAACGATTGGCATGGGGAATTATTGAAGTGGCAAATGCAAGCATGGTCGGTGCCCTTCGTGTAGTATCCAGCCGCAGGGGACATGATCCAAGAGATTTCGCTTTAATAGCTTTTGGAGGCGCCGGACCGTTACATGCGACAGCGCTGGCTAAAGAATTGGGTGTCCGTAAGGTTATCGTCCCGGCAACTCCTGGAGTTCTTTGTGCACTTGGTTTGCTATTGAGTGATATTCGCCATGATTTCTCCCAGACGGAAGTATCGGCCATGGCTAACGTTGATGAGCATACTACTGAACAAAGCTTTCGGGAAATGGAAGGTCGGGGGATTTCCAGACTGGTGAACGACGGCGTTACGCCAAATCATATGAGGCTGGAGCGGTCATTGGATATTCGTTATTTAGGACAAGAACATTATCTCAACGTTCCCATAGAAGGTGAAATCACTTCAGAACTTCTCGAAGAATCAGGTAAGCGGTTTCATTCGGAACATGAAAACACATATGGTCATGCTGCTGAAGATGAACCGATCGAAATCGTCAATTTACGTTTGTCCGCCGTTGGCAAATTGAAACATTCCGAGCAGGGAAGCATGTACCATGAAGAGTCGACAACCGGTCAACCTCTGCCAAGTGATAAAAGGTCCGTTTACTTCAGCGGGCAAGGTTGGTGTGATACGCCAATATATCGACGGAAGAGTCTCGTACAGGGTTATACGATTGTAGGACCAGCCATCATCGAGCAAATGGATACAACTCTAATCGTCGAACCTGGACAATGGGTTGAATCTGATCAACACGGAAATATGATCGTGACATTGGGGGACTTTGTATGA
- a CDS encoding hydantoinase B/oxoprolinase family protein — protein sequence MKRKTEMKAPTLETGSKLAIHEMDAITVEVVYSALLAAADEMSGALGRSAYSPIIREMIDYSCAIFDPEGNLVAQAENIPAHLGSMGAALNELFKDFPSSEFQPGDAFLVNDPYRGGQHTPDLHVFTPSFAEGCLIGICGTIAHHADMGGKNPGTEGFDNRSIFEEGLRIPPVRLATAEVINEAVTTIIAGNVREPKATMGDLRAQLAACRYGERRLRELAERYGSNTLLNVMGRAMDYSETRMKVELSQMEDAKTTVSGWLDDDGIGGGPVEIRITVCKSGNEIEVDFSGTAAQMPGGMNVPPAAAASAVLYAVKCVVDPSTPQNQGCFRPIHMHFPEGSLVNPAFPAAVSLRHLAVQRIADTIIRALSELYPERTAAGSFVGFSSLAIDSWHPVNGEPRVIQDDLGGGMGAHQYGDGIDAVDTHCGNVAILPAEVCELSYLIRIRSTELIPDSGGAGEKRGGLGIRREYEILEREHSGLVYTEQAEPDFSPWAMAGGRAGIPARIRHVRLDGTEQSLRKGYFQALPGERLIIETSGGGGYGKPSKRDPELIGEDIRQGKASVEAVTAVYGADVKNGFVGI from the coding sequence ATGAAGCGAAAAACGGAAATGAAAGCACCAACCTTGGAGACAGGTTCCAAACTGGCAATTCATGAGATGGACGCCATTACGGTGGAAGTCGTGTATAGTGCACTCCTTGCTGCAGCGGATGAAATGAGCGGAGCGTTAGGGAGAAGTGCATATTCACCAATCATCAGGGAAATGATCGATTATTCATGCGCCATTTTTGATCCTGAAGGGAATCTTGTGGCACAAGCAGAAAACATTCCAGCTCACCTTGGGTCGATGGGTGCTGCTTTAAACGAGTTGTTCAAGGATTTTCCTTCCAGCGAATTTCAGCCAGGAGATGCCTTCCTTGTCAACGACCCTTATCGTGGCGGACAGCATACCCCCGATCTGCATGTGTTTACCCCTTCTTTTGCTGAGGGGTGTTTGATAGGCATTTGCGGTACGATTGCCCACCATGCAGATATGGGAGGGAAAAATCCTGGGACCGAAGGATTCGATAACCGCTCGATTTTTGAAGAGGGTCTGCGGATCCCTCCTGTCAGACTGGCAACTGCGGAAGTGATAAATGAAGCGGTGACAACGATCATTGCTGGTAACGTAAGGGAGCCAAAGGCGACGATGGGCGATTTGCGGGCGCAACTTGCCGCTTGCCGTTATGGGGAACGCCGTCTGCGTGAACTGGCAGAAAGATATGGCTCTAATACCCTGTTGAACGTAATGGGCAGGGCAATGGATTATTCGGAGACCCGGATGAAAGTTGAATTGTCACAAATGGAGGATGCAAAAACAACGGTCAGCGGGTGGCTTGACGATGATGGCATTGGTGGAGGACCGGTCGAAATCCGCATAACCGTTTGTAAATCCGGAAATGAGATAGAGGTGGATTTTTCAGGGACAGCGGCTCAAATGCCAGGCGGAATGAATGTACCTCCAGCAGCTGCAGCTTCGGCAGTGTTATATGCAGTTAAATGTGTCGTGGACCCAAGCACTCCGCAAAATCAAGGCTGCTTTCGCCCCATCCATATGCATTTTCCTGAAGGAAGTCTTGTAAATCCAGCCTTTCCCGCAGCTGTCAGTCTGCGTCACCTTGCTGTTCAGCGAATAGCGGATACCATCATTCGGGCGTTGTCTGAGCTATATCCTGAAAGAACGGCAGCCGGTTCGTTCGTTGGTTTTTCCAGCCTGGCAATCGATAGCTGGCACCCAGTCAATGGAGAACCTAGGGTGATTCAGGATGATTTAGGAGGAGGAATGGGAGCACATCAGTATGGTGATGGCATCGATGCTGTTGATACACATTGTGGAAATGTGGCCATCCTGCCGGCAGAAGTTTGTGAGCTTAGTTATCTGATACGGATCCGTTCCACCGAACTGATTCCCGATTCTGGAGGTGCTGGGGAGAAGAGAGGTGGCTTGGGCATACGAAGGGAATATGAAATTCTTGAACGGGAGCACTCCGGTTTGGTATATACAGAACAGGCTGAACCTGATTTCTCCCCTTGGGCAATGGCAGGGGGAAGAGCTGGCATACCTGCCAGGATACGGCATGTCCGATTGGATGGCACGGAGCAGTCTTTACGAAAAGGATATTTCCAGGCTCTGCCTGGAGAAAGACTGATTATCGAAACATCAGGCGGAGGAGGCTATGGCAAACCATCTAAGCGTGATCCGGAGCTAATAGGCGAAGATATCCGACAAGGAAAGGCAAGTGTGGAAGCAGTAACAGCCGTATACGGTGCTGATGTGAAAAATGGTTTTGTAGGTATCTGA
- a CDS encoding potassium channel family protein gives MISFILTLKRFLKALWSAFKLKNFQVLFALVLVMLLSGTVFYVKQEGLTVIESLYFCVVTLSTVGHPTFEPQTSFGKVFTMIYIVGGTGLFMGLIGYLAYAVIKKRENEDE, from the coding sequence ATGATATCATTTATCCTAACCTTAAAACGTTTCTTGAAGGCGCTATGGTCCGCTTTCAAGTTGAAGAATTTCCAAGTTCTTTTCGCCTTGGTCCTGGTTATGTTACTTTCCGGAACCGTCTTCTATGTTAAGCAGGAAGGGCTGACCGTAATTGAATCTCTTTACTTTTGTGTTGTAACTCTCAGCACCGTTGGCCACCCCACTTTTGAACCGCAGACATCGTTCGGAAAGGTGTTCACGATGATTTACATTGTCGGCGGCACCGGGTTATTCATGGGCTTGATTGGCTATCTTGCCTATGCCGTCATTAAAAAGCGTGAAAACGAGGACGAATAA
- a CDS encoding saccharopine dehydrogenase family protein codes for MSKIAVIGATGTIGKIIVRDLVTSGFEVIAADMNEENLNYLARQLGSSVQIAKLDVTDLKQTKEVLSEAKVCVNATNFKFNVNVMNAAAAAGVSVLDLGGLFTFTKKQLAMDAEMKKAGILSIVGMGSDPGTSNIFCRYGIDQLDVAEEIHIRYGSTTSGVTFAFAPDTYIDEAVKNALAVKDGKLVEIQPLADEEYTHFHEDLGIQKTYSIIHSELATLPTSFPNVKKITYKDTWDPDTIEKINVLNELGLIDTKAMEDGTVPRRQLVSLLSKVLAAKEKPIWGKDSLLVEVKGIKNGNPTTIRMELLSGYQEEWDASPTQYATAIPASIVAQMLLKGEITEIGVKPPELCVDPETYISYLKQKNVELYTTFSETRKLK; via the coding sequence TTGAGTAAAATCGCAGTAATCGGTGCAACAGGAACAATCGGAAAAATTATTGTAAGAGACCTTGTAACGAGCGGGTTCGAAGTGATCGCGGCGGATATGAACGAGGAAAATCTAAATTACTTGGCCCGTCAATTGGGTTCCAGCGTACAAATCGCAAAATTGGATGTTACCGATCTGAAGCAAACGAAGGAAGTATTAAGTGAAGCGAAGGTCTGTGTTAATGCGACAAACTTTAAGTTTAACGTGAATGTTATGAACGCGGCTGCGGCTGCAGGTGTTAGTGTATTGGATCTGGGAGGGCTATTTACATTCACGAAAAAGCAATTGGCCATGGATGCGGAGATGAAAAAAGCGGGAATTCTTTCGATTGTCGGAATGGGCTCCGATCCAGGAACATCCAACATCTTTTGCCGATACGGGATTGACCAGTTGGATGTTGCTGAAGAAATCCATATTCGTTACGGATCCACCACTTCTGGCGTTACGTTTGCTTTTGCACCCGATACGTATATTGATGAAGCTGTGAAGAACGCACTTGCTGTAAAAGATGGAAAATTGGTGGAAATCCAACCGTTGGCCGATGAAGAATATACCCATTTTCATGAGGATTTGGGCATTCAGAAAACCTATTCAATCATACATTCGGAGTTGGCTACATTACCCACCAGCTTTCCAAATGTAAAAAAAATCACCTACAAAGATACGTGGGATCCAGACACCATCGAGAAAATTAACGTCCTGAATGAACTAGGTTTAATCGATACTAAAGCAATGGAGGATGGCACAGTCCCAAGGAGGCAGCTTGTTTCCTTGCTATCCAAAGTGCTAGCAGCAAAAGAGAAACCGATATGGGGGAAAGATTCCTTATTGGTGGAAGTGAAAGGAATCAAGAACGGTAATCCTACGACAATAAGGATGGAATTATTGTCAGGGTATCAGGAAGAGTGGGATGCAAGCCCCACTCAATACGCTACAGCCATTCCTGCCTCCATCGTTGCGCAAATGCTGTTGAAAGGCGAAATTACCGAAATTGGTGTCAAACCGCCTGAATTATGTGTAGATCCAGAAACGTATATCTCTTATCTCAAGCAAAAAAACGTAGAATTGTATACGACGTTTAGTGAAACCAGGAAATTAAAATAG
- a CDS encoding aldehyde dehydrogenase family protein — protein MSTKNINTFHTQRMFIDGCWVHSSSGDTRRIVNPATEDIIAVVTEGNEEDSKRAIEAARRAFYEDGWMESTARERADFLVRVADKLEEHAEEIAVLETLNNGKTMRDSRNDVSDSVDQFRYYAGLATKPHGQVYDVPERMQALVIAEPIGVVGQIIPWNYPLVMATQKMAPALAAGCTVVIKPAEQTPLTILKLFEIIEEVGFPPGVVNLVLGKGATVGAELASNASIDKISFTGGTKTGKSIMKSAADSIKKVGLELGGKSPNIVFADADFESALDHALYAIFANQGQVCSAGSRLLLEESIYEAFIPALVEKAEKIRVGPGIEPDTNMGPLISEQQLYRVLDYIEIGKNEGATILTGGKRINRKGYFLEPTIFTDTNPKMRIVNEEIFGPVLVIQTFKTEEEAIKLANGTPYGLAAAVFTSDAARSMRVIRKLRAGITWINTYHATFNEAPWGGYKQSGIGRELGTNGFTEYLELKQININLDVKPSGWIETTGYSHVMTH, from the coding sequence ATGAGTACCAAGAATATAAATACATTTCATACGCAACGGATGTTCATTGACGGATGTTGGGTACATAGTTCCAGTGGAGATACCCGCCGAATTGTCAACCCTGCTACAGAGGATATCATTGCTGTAGTGACGGAAGGGAATGAAGAAGATTCCAAACGGGCAATCGAGGCAGCCAGAAGAGCATTTTATGAAGATGGATGGATGGAGAGCACGGCTAGGGAGCGTGCGGATTTTCTTGTTCGGGTTGCTGATAAACTTGAGGAACATGCTGAGGAGATTGCCGTTTTGGAGACACTGAATAATGGCAAGACGATGAGGGATTCACGTAATGATGTAAGCGATTCGGTGGATCAATTCCGCTATTACGCTGGATTGGCGACTAAGCCTCATGGCCAGGTTTACGATGTACCGGAGCGAATGCAGGCATTGGTAATTGCAGAGCCCATTGGAGTGGTAGGCCAAATTATCCCTTGGAATTACCCTTTGGTCATGGCAACACAAAAAATGGCGCCTGCCCTTGCGGCTGGATGTACGGTAGTAATCAAGCCTGCTGAGCAGACACCGCTTACTATCCTTAAACTGTTTGAAATCATTGAGGAGGTTGGGTTTCCACCTGGTGTCGTCAATCTAGTACTTGGCAAAGGAGCGACAGTAGGCGCCGAGCTGGCCAGCAATGCATCAATCGACAAAATTTCTTTTACTGGCGGAACAAAAACAGGCAAATCAATCATGAAATCTGCGGCAGATTCGATAAAAAAGGTAGGTCTGGAATTGGGCGGGAAATCTCCCAATATCGTATTTGCAGACGCAGATTTTGAATCGGCGCTAGATCACGCACTTTATGCCATATTCGCTAATCAAGGGCAAGTATGTTCTGCAGGCTCCCGTTTATTACTTGAGGAATCAATCTATGAAGCATTCATTCCAGCCTTAGTGGAAAAGGCCGAAAAGATTAGGGTTGGACCAGGAATTGAACCGGATACGAATATGGGGCCGCTCATCTCGGAACAACAACTGTATCGTGTCCTGGATTATATCGAGATTGGCAAAAATGAGGGCGCGACAATACTGACTGGAGGGAAACGGATCAATCGGAAAGGGTATTTTCTAGAGCCTACCATTTTTACGGATACGAATCCTAAGATGAGAATCGTGAACGAGGAGATATTTGGTCCAGTGTTAGTTATCCAAACATTTAAAACGGAAGAAGAAGCAATAAAACTTGCAAACGGGACACCTTATGGTCTCGCAGCAGCCGTTTTCACATCGGATGCTGCCAGATCCATGAGGGTGATCCGGAAGCTGCGTGCCGGAATTACGTGGATTAATACGTATCATGCCACTTTTAATGAAGCACCATGGGGAGGATACAAACAGAGCGGAATCGGCAGAGAGCTAGGAACGAACGGTTTCACTGAATACCTGGAATTGAAACAGATTAACATCAATCTTGATGTCAAGCCAAGTGGCTGGATTGAAACCACCGGCTATTCACACGTCATGACTCACTAA
- a CDS encoding amino acid permease — translation MMNLNSDEVTSQAGSTVSASEDLPRKSSGLVRELSLFDTAAYGVLAAGALFGTLYIFPLPQSILPGLNIPLSVLIAMALMIPVFALYAGLGSAMPRAGGDYLYQTRAIHPAIGFSFTFAWEVFIWVTFTTTGGLVVSTLGLQPLFYNLGLKYDSAGLLNAASWIGSDTGLFVTILVLSFLSFLLTLKGIGSGRNIQRYVILPAVVLSNIVLIILLLMAHDSFITDFNAWHEKALGVPNYSQSVIDAAANEGFVQQKFSLRNTFLFLSVTGVIWYVAFGAQGLLGETKQANNFKKLFNAFTMGGIYVGLVSWALPTWLFQRMVGSDFLNAYSHAFYSGGIEAPAGVTVTSFVMMTTTNPIVLILLSLGFIAVGFYFATSVFLNMTRVLSGMGVDRTLPRWFAKISEKTHAPINAAIFYLALATILNFLYWISPSLRNTMMLAGAFTGVGIVAITGLAGVLFPYRAKTIFDASPVAKYKLFGLPLITVVGAIVFLSGGGVTLMNLIYPELGFTTPEARGLVVFSLVASFIWYYLYRAYLKSFHGLNTDLAFKQAPPE, via the coding sequence ATGATGAATCTTAACTCAGATGAGGTAACGAGTCAGGCGGGGAGTACCGTCTCAGCTTCCGAGGATCTTCCTCGAAAGTCGTCCGGCCTCGTACGGGAGCTTTCTTTATTTGACACCGCAGCATATGGTGTACTTGCTGCAGGGGCTCTCTTTGGTACATTGTATATTTTCCCGTTGCCGCAGTCCATTCTGCCTGGCTTGAATATTCCCTTATCAGTCCTGATCGCTATGGCGTTGATGATTCCGGTTTTTGCTTTATATGCAGGCCTTGGATCGGCCATGCCAAGGGCAGGCGGTGATTATCTATATCAAACGCGTGCCATCCATCCAGCCATTGGTTTTTCATTTACATTTGCCTGGGAAGTATTCATTTGGGTCACCTTTACGACAACTGGAGGACTGGTTGTATCCACCCTTGGTTTGCAGCCTTTGTTTTATAATTTAGGACTGAAATATGATTCGGCAGGATTGCTTAACGCAGCTAGTTGGATAGGCAGTGACACCGGATTGTTCGTGACTATTCTCGTTTTGTCATTTTTATCATTCCTCCTAACGCTCAAGGGGATTGGGAGCGGCCGTAATATCCAAAGATACGTCATCCTGCCTGCCGTTGTTTTATCAAACATCGTCTTGATCATATTGCTTCTAATGGCTCATGATTCTTTCATCACGGACTTTAACGCTTGGCATGAAAAAGCCCTCGGGGTCCCGAATTATTCACAATCGGTAATTGATGCCGCTGCCAATGAGGGATTTGTACAGCAAAAGTTCTCTTTGCGGAATACCTTTCTTTTCCTTTCCGTTACCGGAGTCATTTGGTATGTAGCATTCGGGGCTCAGGGACTATTGGGTGAGACGAAGCAAGCCAACAATTTTAAAAAGTTGTTCAACGCCTTCACGATGGGCGGTATCTATGTTGGACTTGTGTCTTGGGCGCTTCCAACATGGTTATTCCAGCGCATGGTCGGCAGTGATTTTTTAAATGCCTACTCGCATGCTTTCTATAGCGGAGGGATTGAGGCTCCAGCTGGAGTGACCGTCACTAGTTTCGTCATGATGACGACTACGAACCCGATCGTATTAATTTTATTATCTCTCGGCTTCATCGCGGTCGGCTTTTATTTCGCGACATCCGTTTTCCTTAACATGACCCGTGTACTGAGCGGGATGGGCGTGGACCGCACGCTTCCAAGATGGTTTGCGAAAATTAGTGAAAAAACACATGCCCCAATAAATGCTGCCATTTTTTATTTGGCTTTGGCTACCATTCTTAATTTCCTATATTGGATTAGTCCAAGCTTGAGGAACACGATGATGTTAGCAGGAGCTTTTACAGGTGTTGGTATCGTGGCAATTACTGGGCTGGCAGGTGTTTTATTTCCTTACAGGGCCAAAACGATATTTGATGCATCACCGGTCGCAAAGTATAAACTGTTCGGCCTGCCGCTCATTACGGTTGTCGGTGCCATCGTTTTCCTGTCAGGCGGAGGGGTTACCTTAATGAATCTCATCTATCCAGAGCTTGGTTTTACGACTCCTGAAGCACGCGGCCTGGTCGTCTTCAGTTTGGTTGCATCTTTTATCTGGTATTACTTGTATCGTGCATACCTGAAGAGCTTTCACGGGTTGAACACAGACCTTGCCTTTAAACAAGCCCCACCTGAATGA
- a CDS encoding M24 family metallopeptidase, translated as MKLIDELLNNPIKQELAFPEAEYHRRLAEVRSNMEKEEIDVLLVSNTSNIGYLTGYDTTMPSGYTVLIVPSSGELILHCSELEAPCMLLNGWTRNIQVFYWYEAQDTGSDLARILLENGFDGKTIGLEMGYAETFASGAFDTKSYLTLKGKLSNATFTDATTMVMEVRLIKTDKELTYMKQAGEYSWLGLQASLQAIREGVSENEVVAKAYEAIIGAGSELMSIDPMMMSGYRTGYMPHIAYRRKKLEKGDSVYFEFTGTHNRYNAPSMRSAVVGEPSNDVQKLADASIETVNLLLENIKPGRTGHEVAQFAKKGLKSVPEAFFHGAFGYSIGMSFQPTWTENPMYIADGNDRELKPGMTFHLPICIWVPGEYGIGFSESIVVTEKGCECLTPNKNLSLTIAPALAGGGRA; from the coding sequence ATGAAATTGATTGATGAGCTGTTAAATAACCCCATTAAACAAGAACTGGCTTTTCCAGAGGCGGAATATCACAGAAGATTGGCCGAAGTCCGTTCGAATATGGAAAAAGAAGAAATCGATGTTCTGCTTGTTTCAAATACCTCCAATATAGGTTATCTGACTGGATATGACACCACGATGCCTTCAGGGTACACCGTGCTGATCGTTCCTAGCAGCGGAGAATTAATTTTACACTGCTCTGAACTGGAAGCTCCGTGCATGCTACTTAATGGCTGGACAAGAAATATTCAAGTATTTTACTGGTATGAAGCGCAAGATACAGGCAGTGACCTCGCCAGAATTTTACTTGAGAACGGCTTTGACGGTAAGACGATCGGTCTGGAAATGGGCTATGCTGAAACGTTTGCAAGCGGTGCATTCGATACGAAAAGCTATTTGACACTTAAGGGGAAATTGTCTAATGCCACCTTTACGGATGCTACAACCATGGTTATGGAAGTGCGATTGATTAAAACGGACAAAGAGCTTACCTATATGAAGCAAGCGGGCGAATATTCGTGGCTTGGACTTCAAGCAAGCCTTCAGGCGATTCGTGAAGGTGTAAGTGAAAATGAAGTCGTGGCAAAAGCCTATGAAGCTATCATTGGAGCGGGCAGCGAGTTAATGTCGATTGATCCGATGATGATGTCAGGCTATCGGACAGGTTATATGCCACATATCGCTTATCGCCGAAAAAAATTAGAGAAGGGTGACTCCGTCTACTTCGAGTTCACCGGTACGCATAACCGGTACAACGCACCGTCCATGCGAAGCGCGGTCGTAGGGGAACCGTCCAATGATGTTCAGAAACTTGCTGATGCAAGCATCGAAACTGTCAATCTGCTACTTGAAAATATTAAGCCTGGACGTACGGGGCATGAAGTAGCGCAATTCGCCAAAAAAGGATTGAAAAGTGTACCGGAAGCATTCTTTCATGGTGCGTTTGGGTATTCGATCGGGATGAGCTTTCAACCGACATGGACTGAGAATCCGATGTATATTGCAGATGGAAACGATAGGGAATTGAAGCCAGGAATGACGTTCCACCTACCGATTTGCATTTGGGTTCCAGGTGAATACGGGATCGGGTTTAGTGAAAGCATCGTAGTCACGGAAAAGGGTTGTGAATGTTTGACTCCAAATAAGAATTTATCTCTTACAATAGCTCCTGCACTTGCAGGAGGTGGTCGTGCATGA
- a CDS encoding CotD family spore coat protein, producing MSCNCRRCREQREEVITDPTRTVVNTRTNRRVVKHIHPTEVINVNRTVVRNEHYYPVYERDVYETVEENFNCGSNPNNNNRCRPFWNR from the coding sequence ATGAGTTGTAATTGCAGAAGATGTCGTGAACAAAGGGAAGAAGTGATTACCGATCCTACAAGGACAGTGGTGAATACTAGAACCAATCGGCGTGTTGTGAAGCATATTCATCCAACGGAGGTTATTAACGTAAATAGGACTGTGGTTAGAAATGAGCATTATTATCCAGTATATGAAAGAGATGTTTATGAAACGGTTGAAGAAAACTTTAATTGCGGCAGTAACCCGAATAATAATAATAGATGCAGACCCTTCTGGAACAGATGA